In a genomic window of Pseudomonas mohnii:
- a CDS encoding alpha/beta fold hydrolase yields the protein MPFLTIDGQALHYIDQGTGPAVLLAGSYLWDQNMWAPQIAALSQQYRVIALDLWGHGESGRLPEGTRSLDDIARQALALIDHLEIERFTLVGLSVGGMWGVRLALSSAQRLNGLVLMDTYVGVEPEPTRQYYFSLFKMIEESGEISPQLLDIVVPIFFRPGIDPQSALYRDFRAKLAALPPERLRESIVPMGRITFGREDLLPRLGELNAATTLLICGDQDKPRPPGEAREMAELIGCPCVWVPDAGHISNLENPQFVTEVLLGFLAERH from the coding sequence ATGCCCTTCCTGACCATAGACGGACAAGCCCTTCACTATATTGATCAAGGCACTGGCCCGGCGGTGCTGCTGGCCGGCAGTTACCTGTGGGACCAGAACATGTGGGCGCCGCAGATTGCTGCGTTGTCGCAACAGTATCGGGTGATTGCGCTGGACTTGTGGGGCCATGGTGAATCCGGGCGGCTTCCGGAGGGCACACGGTCGCTGGATGATATCGCCCGTCAGGCGCTGGCGTTGATCGATCATCTGGAAATAGAACGCTTCACGCTGGTGGGGCTTTCGGTCGGTGGCATGTGGGGCGTGCGGTTGGCGTTGTCGTCTGCGCAACGACTCAACGGCCTGGTGCTGATGGACACCTATGTCGGCGTCGAGCCGGAGCCGACCCGGCAATACTATTTTTCGCTGTTCAAGATGATCGAGGAAAGCGGCGAAATATCGCCGCAATTGCTCGACATCGTGGTGCCGATCTTTTTCCGTCCGGGCATCGATCCGCAGTCGGCACTGTACCGGGACTTCCGCGCCAAACTCGCCGCGTTGCCGCCTGAACGCCTGCGCGAAAGCATCGTGCCGATGGGGCGGATCACCTTTGGCCGAGAGGATCTGTTGCCACGCCTGGGCGAATTGAACGCCGCGACGACGCTGTTGATCTGTGGCGATCAGGACAAGCCACGTCCACCCGGCGAAGCGCGGGAAATGGCCGAGCTGATAGGTTGCCCTTGTGTGTGGGTGCCGGACGCGGGGCATATTTCCAATCTGGAAAATCCGCAGTTCGTCACTGAAGTGTTGCTCGGGTTTTTAGCCGAGAGACACTAG